A stretch of the Leguminivora glycinivorella isolate SPB_JAAS2020 chromosome 2, LegGlyc_1.1, whole genome shotgun sequence genome encodes the following:
- the LOC125242154 gene encoding synaptic vesicle glycoprotein 2B-like, with protein sequence MAFMCGGVASAFFWGIVGDVFGRRNTLTMTLLLDGVLTLAQSTVADYRWLLVARSINGFLIGGPSTLTFTYMSDLVGERRRQFYLTIVGMSFVGAWLILPAVAWLIIPFKIGYTTLLPIYSWRLMLLVCSLPGFIAGIWTWTLPESPRLLSDTNRSDEALKILARIHKKNRGKTEFKVKKLIQDNIFPVKSLGEEESRTKTLFIGVLKDLKIFVSKSYAVKSSLILFAFFANMAAGFGLNLWIPALLLRMQGQECTAVPQTAKLFNATNSSWSEKNTSVVDVVQCSGEIGDDIFTSGLIVGAICVLGNAFCALLSRSGARGVRYSAAACALACALACGVLAACACACASSSRIAVAAAAALNAASLNGNVLLIRLLLHALPPKLSGLGVCWGAWWGRAGGVASNLAVGVLLTSHVPRLSSPLLLC encoded by the exons GTGGCGTAGCCAGCGCGTTTTTCTGGGGCATCGTGGGCGATGTATTCGGCCGAAGGAACACATTGACAATGACACTTCTACTAGATGGCGTGCTGACGCTGGCTCAAAGTACGGTGGCCGACTACCGATGGTTGCTGGTCGCTAGGTCCATCAACGGATTCTTAATAG GTGGTCCATCAACGCTGACATTCACGTACATGTCTGACTTAGTTGGAGAGAGGAGACGGCAGTTCTACCTGACAATAGTCGGGATGAGCTTCGTTGGAGCCTGGCTCATATTACCAG CTGTAGCGTGGCTCATTATCCCTTTCAAGATCGGCTACACCACCCTCCTGCCTATCTACTCCTGGCGACTTATGCTCCTCGTTTGCAGCCTACCAGGTTTCATCGCTGGTATTTGGACCTGGACCCTTCCAGAAAGCCCTAGGTTGCTCTCAGATACGAATAGGAGTGATGAGGCGCTGAAGATACTGGCCAGGATTCATAAGAAGAATAGAGGGAAGACGGAATTTAAG GTGAAGAAGTTGATCCAAGACAACATTTTCCCCGTCAAGTCACTTGGTGAGGAGGAAAGCAGAACGAAGACACTCTTCATTGGAGTCTTAAAAGATCTCAAAATCTTCGTTTCCAAGAGCTATGCCGTCAAATCTAGCCTCATCCTGTTCGCGTTCTTCGCTAATATGGCTGC CGGTTTCGGCCTAAACCTTTGGATCCCAGCGTTACTCCTTCGCATGCAAGGCCAAGAATGTACAGCAGTGCCTCAGACCGCTAAGCTCTTCAATGCAACCAACAGCAGTTGGAGCGAGAAGAACACAAGTGTTGTGGATGTTGTTCAATGCAGCGGCGAAATCGGTGATGat ATCTTCACATCCGGCCTAATAGTAGGCGCCATCTGCGTCCTAGGCAACGCGTTCTGCGCGCTCCTCTCACGCAGCGGCGCGCGCGGTGTGCGCTACTCCGCGGCCGCATGCGCGCTAGCGTGCGCGCTTGCGTGCGGCGTGCTCGCTGCGTGTGCGTGCGCTTGCGCGAGTAGCTCCCGAATAGCGGTGGCGGCCGCAGCCGCGCTGAATGCCGCGTCGCTGAATGGGAATGTGCTGCTGATTAGGCTACTGTTGCATGCCTTGCCGCCTAAACTTAG TGGACTCGGAGTTTGCTGGGGAGCGTGGTGGGGCCGCGCTGGTGGTGTGGCCTCAAACCTGGCCGTTGGAGTCCTACTGACTTCTCATGTCCCGCGCCTTTCATCTCCGTTGCTGCTCTGCTAG
- the LOC125242233 gene encoding putative transporter svop-1, giving the protein MNENRKTEVTPFEDALDKTGNGIYNILLVITCAWILLAIGIDLFGFSLVVATACDLNLTVAEKGILTSLPFVGILLVSYVWGCVSDTQGRRFSLVLSLLAAFVLSCLTSVSPNWLFLGMVKFLPFACEFSCAANSATYTLVGESCTRRVRNKYMLLMTCLLLLSPAAAAVLTYPTLKLKFAAELTWLHVVFTPWRLLIIVLAIPSGIGGLAIYFFHESPKFLANIGRKEDALDVMKSIYAVNHRCAKDSFNVKALELGEETSRKQMSLLRSMYEQSAPLFRPPLLWRTLQLFYIVAVVYITNNSFLVWLPQIFNLVMLSMETGTAEGNNICTLILHRNITRAVADNSTNSTAGTVEISPNACLGYIEDNVILTLIASQSAFSFLNFIISYLPNHRKTVLLTILSLSSLSGACCNLMPEPVSSVFFFVLFTCTCLGMGILASFFVDFYPTSYRGMVTCLSIMVGRSSTFIGINLVGNLIFHHCQITFYFWSLLVLSSVVAAWFLPPDKVKPEVKTTAM; this is encoded by the exons GCAACGGCATCTACAACATTCTACTGGTGATCACATGCGCGTGGATCCTATTGGCCATCGGCATAGATCTTTTCGGGTTCAGTTTAGTGGTCGCTACGGCATGTGACCTGAATCTGACAGTTGCTGAGAAGGGGATTTTGACTTCATTACCTTTTGTGG GTATCCTGTTAGTGTCATACGTATGGGGCTGTGTGTCCGACACGCAAGGCCGCCGGTTCTCACTGGTGCTCTCACTGCTGGCCGCCTTCGTGTTGTCATGTCTCACCAGCGTGTCCCCCAACTGGCTGTTCCTAGGGATGGTCAAGTTCCTTCCGTTTGCTTGTGAGTT TTCATGCGCTGCGAATTCGGCCACGTACACACTGGTGGGCGAGTCATGCACCCGACGCGTGCGCAACAAATACATGCTGCTGATGACGTGTCTGCTGCTGTTGTCACCTGCGGCTGCTGCTG TCCTCACCTACCCTACCCTGAAGCTCAAGTTCGCAGCTGAACTCACCTGGCTCCACGTGGTCTTCACCCCCTGGCGTCTCCTCATCATCGTCCTGGCCATCCCCTCTGGCATCGGTGGCTTGGCCATCTACTTCTTCCACGAGAGCCCCAAATTCCTGGCCAATATTGGCAGGAAGGAAGACGCTTTGGATGTCATGAAGAGCATTTATGCTGTTAATCATAGGTGTGCTAAGGATAGTTTCAAT GTTAAAGCCCTCGAATTAGGCGAGGAGACATCCCGCAAGCAGATGTCCCTCCTCCGCTCCATGTATGAGCAGAGCGCGCCCCTCTTCCGCCCCCCGCTGCTGTGGCGCACGCTACAGCTCTTCTACATCGTTGCCGTGGTGTACATCAC TAACAACAGCTTCCTCGTATGGCTGCCACAGATCTTCAACCTGGTAATGCTGTCCATGGAAACTGGAACAGCGGAAGGCAATAATATCTGCACACTCATCTTACATCGAAACATTACACGGGCTGTTGCGGATAACAGCACTAATTCTACGGCTGGTACTGTAGAAATT TCCCCAAACGCCTGTCTCGGCTACATCGAAGACAACGTGATTCTCACGCTCATTGCCTCCCAATCCGCCTTCTCCTTCCTAAACTTCATCATCTCTTACCTCCCCAACCACCGTAAGACTGTCCTGCTGACCATCCTATCCTTATCCTCTTTGAGTGGAGCCTGCTGTAATCTCATGCCGGAGCCGGTCTCTAGCGTGTTCTTCTTCGTGCTTTTTACTTGCACATGCTTGGGGATGGGAATTCTAGCGTCGTTCTTTGTGGATTTTTATCCGACGTCTTATAG AGGAATGGTGACCTGCCTTAGTATAATGGTGGGTAGGAGCAGTACGTTCATCGGCATTAACTTAGTGGGAAACCTCATCTTCCACCACTGCCAGATCACCTTCTACTTCTGGTCTCTACTGGTCTTGA GTAGCGTAGTGGCTGCTTGGTTCCTGCCTCCCGACAAAGTCAAGCCTGAAGTCAAGACGACTGCTATGTAA